The proteins below are encoded in one region of Salvelinus namaycush isolate Seneca chromosome 32, SaNama_1.0, whole genome shotgun sequence:
- the LOC120026879 gene encoding transmembrane protein 42-like, whose product MFPGVFYALLAGFLGAVASSSAKLSLGADYLKGVCETGLRTWGEQRKFRQPDETTACDWLHIPLRLLCGGLLFTCNAVMWTFLAKALRYSSSSTRTTVTTTASNFISSAFLGQLIFGETQIALWWVGISLTFSGLLVLQRASPNDRARKDE is encoded by the exons ATGTTCCCCGGCGTTTTCTATGCGCTTCTGGCGGGGTTTCTCGGGGCTGTCGCATCTTCATCTGCAAAGCTGTCACTTGGAGCCGATTACCTAAAAGGTGTATGTGAAACGGGGCTACGAACATGGGGAGAGCAGCGGAAATTTAGACAACCTGACGAAACTACCGCTTGTGACTGG CTCCACATCCCACTGAGGCTGCTTTGTGGGGGGCTGCTCTTCACCTGTAATGCTGTGATGTGGACGTTCCTCGCCAAGGCGCTCCGgtactcttcctcctccacccGAACCACTGTGACCACTACCGCTTCCAACTTCATATCTTCC gcctttttggggcAGCTTATCTTCGGGGAGACCCAGATTGCGTTGTGGTGGGTGGGAATCTCCCTCACGTTCTCTGGCCTCCTGGTGCTTCAGAGGGCGTCCCCCAACGACCGAGCCAGGAAGGACGAATGA
- the LOC120026733 gene encoding palmitoyltransferase ZDHHC3-like, whose protein sequence is MKKSPANRCRDIERQAGYLQPEHCAPPPTLPYSDTMWFIRDCCGIVCGVITWCLVFYAEFVVLFVVLLPAKNLLYSLINGALFSTLAFLALASHARAMCTDPGAVPKGNATKEFIESLQLKPGQVVYKCPKCCSIKPDRAHHCSVCKRCIKKMDHHCPWVNNCVGEKNQKFFVLFTMYIALISLHALVMVAFHFIFCFESDWTKCSTFSPPATVILLILLCFEGLLFFIFTSVMFGTQVHSICSDETGIEQLKKEERRWAKRTKWMNMRVVFGHPFSIAWLSPFATPDHGKADYYQYVV, encoded by the exons ATGAAGAAGAGCCCGGCAAACCGTTGCAGGGACATCGAGAGGCAAGCCGGCTACCTGCAGCCCGAGCACTGCGCCCCTCCCCCAACCCTCCCCTACTCCGACACCATGTGGTTCATCCGCGACTGCTGCGGCATCGTATGCGGCGTCATCACCTGGTGCCTGGTGTTCTACGCCGAGTTCGTGGTGCTCTTCGTCGTGCTGCTGCCCGCCAAGAACCTGCTCTATAGTCTAATCAACGGGGCTCTGTTCAGTACCCTCGCCTTCCTCGCCCTGGCCTCACACGCCCGGGCCATGTGCACAGACCCG GGTGCGGTGCCTAAAGGGAACGCGACCAAGGAGTTTATCGAGAGCCTGCAGCTCAAGCCTGGTCAGGTGGTCTACAAATGTCCCAAGTGCTGCAGTATCAAGCCCGACAGAGCTCACCACTGCAG TGTGTGTAAACGCTGTATCAAGAAGATGGACCACCATTGCCCATGGGTAAACAACTGCGTAGGAGAGAAGAACCAGAAATTCTTTGTGCTTTTCACA ATGTACATTGCACTGATATCCCTCCATGCCCTGGTCATGGTTGCCTTTCATTTTATCTTCTGCTTTGAGTCAGACTGGACAA AGTGCAGTACATTCTCTCCTCCAGCGACcgtcatcctcctcatcctcctctgctTTGAGGGACTCCTCTTTTTCATTTTTACCTCGGTGATGTTTGGGACCCAGGTCCATTCCATCTGTTCCGATGAGACG GGCATAGAGCAGTTGaaaaaggaggagagaagatggGCTAAAAGGACAAAGTGGATGAACATGAGGGTGGTGTTTGGCCATCCGTTCTCTATAGCCTGGCTAAGTCCCTTTGCAACACCTGACCACGGGAAGGCAGACTATTACCAGTACGTTGTCTGA
- the LOC120026759 gene encoding tetranectin-like, producing the protein MWSCWRRWPCSVAILIISVTHKGTVTCVRKVGGGSLDPESIFEMTEQAFPTKKTVKKDEGKDAAIEELQKQIDDIVQDLNIMKEQQALQSVCLKGVKVHGKCFLAEPRKKSYHTAFDDCIALGGVLGTPLSKDQNDQLSDYVYQSIGPGEQIWLGISDMVTEGNWMDQVGNSILYKNWDSDSRSPKTDRSQNCVILSEATGGKWLDKNCREEKASVCEFNIV; encoded by the exons ATGTGGTCGTGCTG GAGAAGGTGGCCGTGTTCAGTGGCCATCCTGATCATCTCTGTCACACACAAGGGGACGGTCACCTGCGTCAGGAAGGTGGGAGGAGGCAGCCTGGACCCAGAGAGCATCTTTGAGATGACAGAG CAGGCTTTCCCTACGAAGAAAACGGTTAAAAAGG ATGAAGGAAAAGATGCAGCCATAGAGGAGCTGCAGAAGCAGATTGACGACATTGTTCAGGATCTAAATATTATGAAGGAGCAACAGGCTTTGCAGTCAG TTTGTTTGAAAGGGGTCAAGGTTCATGGCAAGTGTTTCCTGGCTGAGCCGCGGAAGAAAAGCTACCACACAGCCTTTGACGACTGCATTGCCCTGGGGGGTGTACTCGGTACCCCCTTGTCCAAGGACCAGAATGACCAGCTCAGCGACTACGTCTACCAGAGCATCGGCCCAGGCGAGCAGATCTGGCTGGGCATCAGCGACATGGTGACTGAGGGCAACTGGATGGATCAGGTGGGCAACAGCATCCTCTACAAGAACTGGGACTCTGATTCCAGATCCCCAAAGACAGATCGTTCCCAGAACTGTGTCATCCTCTCAGAGGCCACTGGTGGGAAATGGTTAGACAAGAACTGTCGTGAGGAGAAGGCCTCTGTCTGCGAGTTCAACATAGTCTGA